A stretch of the Capsicum annuum cultivar UCD-10X-F1 chromosome 8, UCD10Xv1.1, whole genome shotgun sequence genome encodes the following:
- the LOC107839050 gene encoding ammonium transporter 2 member 5 yields the protein MSLSPPQAFNFSQLPSNLIPGDANPPWMSKGDNAWQLVAATLVGLQSIPGLIILYGGAVKKKWAVNSAFMVLYAFACVLLCWVCWGYRLSFGDKLIPIWGKVDVVLEQDYLFHQAFLGLFPNATMVFFQFVFAAITLILIAGALLGRMNFYAWMLFVPLWLTFSYTFGAYTIWSLNGWLSLKGIIDYSGGYVIHLSSGVAGFTAAYWVGPRSTKDRERFPPNNILLMLAGAGLLWMGWTGFNGGDPYAASIDASLAVLNTHVAAATSLLTWLILDVIFFGKPSVIGAVQGMITGLVAITPAAGVVQGWAAIVIGLCSGSIPWFTMMVVHKKSELLQKVDDTMAVFHTHAVAGSLGGLLTGFFAHPRLCYLFYGYYNNYYGLFYGLHDGQAHKGLRQIGLQLLGVLFVVVVNVVMTSLICLLVQLIVPLRMSEEDMEIGDEAAHGEEAYAIWGQGDRLEKSAGFSAYNDDTAGAARSGYNTSRSQVEMV from the exons atgAGTTTATCACCTCCTCAAgctttcaacttttctcagctcCCTTCAAACTTGATCCCTGGCGATGCAAATCCACCATGGATGAGCAAAGGTGACAATGCATGGCAACTAGTTGCGGCCACCTTAGTGGGGCTACAAAGTATACCAGGCCTCATAATACTTTACGGTGGTGCAGTCAAAAAGAAATGGGCAGTAAATTCAGCCTTCATGGTTTTATATGCCTTTGCTTGTGTACTTCTCTGTTGGGTATGTTGGGGATACAGATTGTCATTTGGAGACAAACTTATACCAATATGGGGTAAAGTAGACGTCGTGTTAGAACAGGATTACCTTTTTCATCAAGCGTTTCTGGGGTTGTTTCCTAACGCAACCATGGTGTTTTTCCAGTTTGTTTTCGCAGCTATCACTTTGATTTTAATAGCGGGTGCATTGCTGGGAAGAATGAATTTTTATGCTTGGATGTTGTTTGTTCCATTATGGCTAACGTTTTCTTATACCTTTGGTGCATATACTATTTGGTCTCTTAATGGTTGGCTATCTCTTAAGGGGATTATTGACTATTCTGGTGGATATGTCATCCATTTGTCTTCTGGTGTTGCTGGTTTTACGGCTGCCTATTGG GTTGGTCCAAGATCAACAAAGGACAGAGAGAGATTTCCACCAAATAACATACTTCTGATGCTGGCTGGGGCAGGACTACTGTGGATGGGGTGGACAGGGTTCAATGGTGGTGATCCATATGCAGCAAGCATTGATGCATCCTTGGCTGTATTGAACACACATGTTGCTGCTGCTACAAGTTTGTTAACATGGCTCATTCTTGATGTCATCTTCTTTGGAAAACCTTCTGTTATTGGTGCTGTCCAAGGCATGATTACTGGCTTAGTCGCAATCACACCTGCTGCAG GTGTTGTACAGGGGTGGGCAGCTATAGTCATAGGACTATGTTCAGGCTCTATTCCATGGTTCACAATGATGGTAGTACACAAAAAATCCGAGCTTCTTCAAAAAGTGGACGACACAATGGCTGTCTTCCATACCCATGCAGTGGCCGGTAGCCTAGGAGGACTACTCACGGGTTTCTTTGCCCACCCTCGACTATGCTACCTTTTCTATGGCTACTATAACAATTATTATGGCCTTTTCTATGGGCTTCATGACGGACAAGCCCACAAAGGACTCAGGCAAATAGGTCTCCAGCTTCTCGGGGTtctgtttgtggtggtggtgaaCGTTGTGATGACGAGCTTGATATGTCTATTGGTGCAGCTGATTGTTCCCCTGAGAATGTCAGAGGAAGACATGGAAATTGGAGATGAAGCTGCACATGGTGAGGAAGCTTATGCAATTTGGGGACAAGGTGATAGGCTTGAGAAATCTGCTGGATTTTCTGCTTATAATGATGACACTGCTGGTGCTGCTAGATCTGGTTATAACACGTCTAGAAGTCAGGTCGAAATGGTCTAA